One window of Saccharomyces mikatae IFO 1815 strain IFO1815 genome assembly, chromosome: 8 genomic DNA carries:
- the GND1 gene encoding phosphogluconate dehydrogenase (decarboxylating) GND1 (similar to Saccharomyces cerevisiae GND2 (YGR256W) and GND1 (YHR183W); ancestral locus Anc_5.55): protein MSADFGLIGLAVMGQNLILNAADHGFTVCAYNRTQSKVDHFLANEAKGKSIIGATSIEDFISKLKRPRKVMLLVKAGAPVDALINQIVPLLEKGDIIIDGGNSHFPDSNRRYEELKKQGILFVGSGVSGGEEGARYGPSLMPGGSEEAWPHIKNIFQSISAKSDGEPCCEWVGPAGAGHYVKMVHNGIEYGDMQLICEAYDIMKRLGGFTDKEISEVFAKWNKGVLDSFLVEITRDILKFDDVDGKPLVEKIMDTAGQKGTGKWTAINALDLGIPVTLIGEAVFARCLSALKNERIRASKVLPGPEVPKDIVKDRQQFVDDLEQALYASKIISYAQGFMLIREAAATYGWKLNNPAIALMWRGGCIIRSVFLAEITKAYRQEPDLENLLFNKFFADAVTKAQSGWRKSIALATTYGIPTPAFSTALTFYDGYRSERLPANLLQAQRDYFGAHTFRVLPECASDNLPVDKDIHINWTGHGGNVSSSTYQA, encoded by the coding sequence ATGTCTGCTGATTTCGGTTTAATTGGTTTGGCCGTCATGGGTCAAAATTTGATCTTGAACGCTGCTGACCACGGTTTCACCGTCTGTGCCTACAACAGAACACAGTCCAAGGTTGACCATTTCTTGGCCAACGAAGCTAAGGGAAAGTCTATCATTGGTGCCACCTCCATTGAAGACTTCATCTCTAAGTTGAAAAGACCTAGAAAGGTCATGCTTTTGGTTAAGGCTGGTGCTCCAGTCGACGCTTTGATCAACCAAATTGTCCCACTTTTGGAAAAGGGTGACATTATCATTGATGGTGGTAACTCTCATTTCCCAGACTCTAATAGACGTTAcgaagaattgaagaagcagGGTATTCTTTTCGTCGGTTCTGGTGTTTCCGGTGGTGAAGAAGGTGCCCGTTACGGTCCATCTTTGATGCCAGGTGGTTCCGAAGAAGCTTGGCCACATATTAAGAACATCTTCCAATCCATCTCTGCTAAATCTGACGGTGAGCCATGTTGTGAATGGGTTGGCCCAGCAGGTGCTGGTCACTACGTCAAGATGGTTCACAACGGTATTGAATATGGTGATATGCAATTGATTTGTGAAGCATACGATATCATGAAAAGATTGGGTGGATTTACCGATAAAGAAATTAGCGAAGTCTTTGCCAAATGGAACAAGGGTGTCTTGGACTCCTTCTTGGTCGAAATTACCAGAGATATCTTGAAGTTCGACGATGTCGATGGTAAGCCATTAGTTGAAAAGATCATGGATACTGCCGGTCAAAAGGGTACTGGTAAGTGGACTGCCATCAACGCCTTGGATTTAGGTATTCCAGTCACTTTGATCGGTGAAGCCGTGTTTGCTCGTTGTCTATCTGCATTGAAGAACGAGAGAATTAGAGCTTCCAAGGTCTTACCAGGCCCAGAAGTTCCAAAGGACATCGTCAAGGACAGACAACAATTTGTCGATGACTTGGAACAAGCCTTGTATGCTTCCAAGATTATTTCCTACGCTCAAGGTTTCATGTTGATCCGTGAAGCCGCTGCTACTTATGGTTGGAAACTAAACAACCCTGCTATTGCTTTGATGTGGAGAGGTGGTTGTATCATTAGATCAGTCTTCTTAGCCGAAATCACAAAGGCTTACAGACAAGAACCAGACTTAGAAAACTTGTTGTTCAACAAGTTCTTCGCTGATGCTGTTACCAAGGCTCAATCTGGTTGGAGAAAGTCCATTGCATTGGCTACTACCTACGGTATTCCAACACCTGCCTTCTCCACCGCTTTGACATTCTACGATGGATACAGATCTGAAAGATTGCCAGCCAACTTACTACAAGCTCAACGTGATTACTTCGGTGCTCACACCTTCAGAGTTTTGCCAGAATGTGCCTCTGACAACTTGCCAGTAGACAAGGACATCCATATCAACTGGACTGGTCACGGTGGTaatgtttcttcttctacatACCAAGcttaa
- the SSP1 gene encoding Ssp1p (similar to Saccharomyces cerevisiae SSP1 (YHR184W); ancestral locus Anc_5.54): protein MRSSGTYEDDPSQKIASTLPKQSKQKKPTKFRERMRRWLQTGKNNDGQEEEDVPKVFKKVFYPQTGMTAFNNNDNPEGHDITNNFFLPSEDESGPFQSSVKTFLTGNNDENADFQPNVNFKQKTESPKSPYRQKPAQEIPMLKDLFVSNKYDDPYLNSSTKFGNITSTFPSSLSLRTVTLQTVKRRIDCISAKKKEVWKTEEKFLKDILMWLQSSNFEDPDTISLIHEIEKIFEEDILFEQNVSDCLREISNNFEYICMRETQLINEGNILKNDLKKYAKSREHKGEKHEDTEVLREKVISSQKSFDVVKRHYKQAISITTRQLFMNLAFEYYENCSDMKGISRKYLQESLSTLQTIDTLGFSEELERIRKRRFDKFWAKTNPDPTNDIQKFVNMRTGVAGFNDSLMNHLYGKLSFGVAPLEEEVQTSQPDLTDMPENVWNEVLSDYNSLDGNPITSNKFLSAKEVEPDQLVELFVQGGREKETKDINSPAENTQQASQSEGKKENLEASDSVILRSAKRNININATSLRNLSIKKAQIKPESANEESKILAAALNDAKQNLDENVWKSPI from the coding sequence ATGAGAAGCTCTGGTACATATGAAGATGATCCATCCCAGAAAATTGCCTCAACCCTCCCAAAGCAGTCGAAGCAGAAAAAGCCGACCAAATTTAGAGAAAGAATGCGCAGGTGGTTACAGACTGGGAAAAACAATGATGGccaagaggaagaggatgTTCCTAAAGTATTCAAAAAGGTTTTCTATCCACAAACAGGAATGACAGCTTTcaacaataatgataatcCAGAGGGTCACGATATTacaaataatttttttctaccCAGCGAAGATGAATCTGGTCCGTTCCAAAGTAGCGTTAAAACTTTTCTGACTGGAAATAATGATGAGAATGCTGACTTTCAACCAAATGtaaatttcaaacaaaagaCTGAATCTCCAAAGTCACCTTATAGGCAAAAACCTGCACAAGAAATACCAATGTTGAAGGACCTTTTCGTTTCTAACAAATACGATGATCCCTATTTGAATTCTTCCACAAAATTTGGTAACATAACATCAACGTTTCCCAGTAGTTTATCATTAAGAACTGTGACCTTACAAACGGTGAAGAGAAGAATTGACTGTATTTctgctaaaaaaaaagaagtgtGGAagacagaagaaaaatttttgaaagacaTCCTGATGTGGTTACAAAGCTCAAACTTCGAAGATCCTGATACAATCTCATTGATacatgaaattgaaaagatttttgAGGAGGATATCCTGTTTGAGCAAAATGTGTCAGATTGCTTGAGAGAAATATCGAATAATTTCGAGTATATTTGCATGAGAGAAACCCAATTGATCAATGAGGGAAacatattgaaaaatgacttgaaaaaatacgCAAAATCAAGGGAGCATAAAGGTGAAAAGCATGAAGATACGGAGGTTTTGAGGGAAAAGGTTATATCATCACAAAAGTCTTTTGACGTTGTAAAGCGGCACTATAAACAGGCAATATCAATAACGACAAGACAACTATTCATGAACTTAGCATTTGAGTACTACGAAAACTGTTCAGACATGAAGGgtatttcaagaaaatacttACAAGAATCCTTGTCAACTTTACAAACTATTGACACCCTCGGATTTTCAGAGGAATTGGAAAGAAttaggaaaagaagattcgATAAATTTTGGGCCAAAACTAATCCTGATCCAACAAATGATATTCAAAAGTTTGTCAATATGAGAACAGGAGTAGCGGGATTTAATGATTCATTAATGAATCACTTGTATGGGAAATTGAGTTTTGGGGTAGCACCACTTGAGGAAGAAGTGCAAACTTCACAACCAGACCTTACTGATATGCCTGAAAATGTTTGGAACGAGGTTCTCTCAGATTATAATTCACTCGACGGTAATCCTATTACTTCAAATAAATTTTTATCTGCCAAAGAAGTTGAGCCAGATCAATTAGTTGAGCTTTTCGTCCAAGgaggaagagaaaaagaaacaaaagacATCAACTCCCCAGCTGAAAACACCCAACAAGCATCACAGTCTGAgggaaaaaaggaaaacctAGAAGCCAGTGACTCCGTAATTTTAAGAAGTgcgaaaagaaatataaatatCAATGCTACCAGTTTGAGAAATCTCTCCATTAAAAAGGCTCAGATTAAACCGGAGTCTGCGAATGAAGAAAGTAAGATTCTTGCTGCGGCATTAAACGATGCCAAGCAGAATTTGGATGAAAACGTCTGGAAAAGCCCAATTTGA
- the PFS1 gene encoding Pfs1p (similar to Saccharomyces cerevisiae PFS1 (YHR185C); ancestral locus Anc_5.52): MNQDYAQLSIPELKETKTSKLNKINNFRSSPIAKIVNKIPTDYGKMHNTTIPEFNPVLRKRQHEQWPVYERPGRVPDSMSPQLSSINYLPSLYPQGTLPVPNPYLSYFSRLEKVNYQDVKFSNWSILHNSNNGFDIPTYFSPRTTQNMPCSEKVENWLERLPIFVGFDGYLFTNCFDYEYKLDWEETEFTFEKTSCMETDYSKALTDTEIIYIQEKKIEALIRNQYLKEYEFSQKDFEF; this comes from the coding sequence ATGAATCAAGATTACGCACAGCTTTCTATTCCGGAACTGAAGGAGACAAAAACCTCAAAGCTGAATAAAATTAACAACTTTCGAAGCTCTCCGATTGCTAAAATAGTTAATAAGATACCAACTGACTACGGTAAAATGCATAATACAACAATTCCTGAGTTTAATCCAGTGTTGAGAAAACGACAACATGAACAGTGGCCTGTATACGAAAGACCAGGACGAGTCCCTGATAGTATGTCTCCACAGCTTTCTTCCATTAATTATTTGCCAAGTTTGTATCCCCAGGGTACACTTCCGGTACCAAACCCTTATTTATCATACTTTAGTCGCCTTGAGAAAGTCAACTATCAAGACGTCAAATTCAGTAACTGGAGTATTTTGCATAACTCAAATAATGGATTTGACATTCCAACATATTTCAGTCCACGCACAACCCAGAATATGCCATGTTCCGAAAAAGTTGAGAACTGGCTCGAAAGATTACCAATTTTTGTGGGGTTTGATGGCTATTTATTTACAAACTGTTTTGATTATGAATACAAGTTAGATTGGGAAGAAACCGAATTCACATTCGAAAAAACATCCTGTATGGAGACCGATTATTCTAAAGCATTAACTGATACTgaaattatatatattcaagagaaaaaaatagaagcTTTAATAAGAAACCAATACTTGAAGGAATATgaattttctcaaaaagattttgaattttga
- the KOG1 gene encoding ubiquitin-binding TORC1 subunit KOG1 (similar to Saccharomyces cerevisiae KOG1 (YHR186C); ancestral locus Anc_5.49), whose protein sequence is MPEIYGPQPLKPLNTVMRHGFEEQYQSDQLLQSLANDFIFYFDDKRHRTNGNPIPEEHKQRDINGYYQPITDWKIMKDRQKTVSAALLLCLNLGVDPPDVMKTHPCARVEAWVDPLNFQDSKKAIEQIGKNLQAQYETLSLRTRYKQSLDPCVEDVKRFCNSLRRTSKEDRILFHYNGHGVPKPTKSGEIWVFNRGYTQYIPVSLYDLQTWLGAPCIFVYDCNSAENILINFQKFVQKRIKDDEEGNHDVAAPSPTSAYLDCFQLASCTSDELLLMSPELPADLFSCCLTCPIEISIRIFLMQSPLKDSKYKIFFENATSNQPFGDGKNSFKPKIPNVNIPGLLSDRRTPLGELNWIFTAITDTIAWTSLPRPLFKKLFRHDLMIAALFRNFLLAKRIMPWYNCHPVSDPKLPDSITTHPMWKSWDLAMDEVLTKIVIDLKNAPPATALESQMILQQQETLQNNGNSKSNVQDTKAGSIQTQSRFAVANLSTMSLVNNPALQSRKSISFQSTQQQLQQQLQQQQFTGFFEQNLTAFELWLKYASNIRHPPEQLPIVLQVLLSQVHRIRALVLLSRFLDLGPWAVYLSLSIGIFPYVLKLLQSPAPELKPILVFIWARIMSIDYKNTQSELIKEKGYMYFVTVLVPDWGVNGASTANGPAVMNGGNQLTMTASQNINGPSSRYHERQQNNRASNLGHNNLSFYHSNDTTDEQKAMAVFVLASFVRNFPLGQKNCFSLELVNKLCFYIENSEIPLLRQWCVILLGLLFADNPLNRFVCMNTGAIEILLKTLKDPVPEVRTASIFALKHFISGFQDSEVILRLQQEFEEQYQQLHSQLQHLQNQAHLQQQQSQQQQQHLEQQQMKIEKQIRHCQVMQSQLEVTDLRKLKRQEIGNLISILPLINDGSPLVRKELVIYFSQIVNRYSNFFIVVVFNDMLEEIKLLEKNDVNTRSASDKYSVSHGSIFYTVWKSLLILAEDSFLENKELSKQVVDYILLELSVHKELGGPFAIMERFLLKRSSKANQTGKFGFNSSQVQFVKSSLRSFSPNGRVDNNALKKEQYHHDLKTSHPIQVSLTKFFQNLGFSEVNGDRDTQSSGASMKSHTSKKGPSALYLMNDNNSLYPTAGTPRFHKYTGPLKMPLNSTFLDYSREYFQEPQMKKQEADEPGSVEYNARLWRRNRNETIIQETQGEKKLSIYGNWSKRLISLNNKTQPKLMKFSQFEDQLITADDRSTITVFDWERGKVLSKFSNGTPFGTKVTDLKLINEDDSALLLTGSSDGIIKIYRNYQDIDTFEIVSAWRGLTDMLLTPRSTGLLTEWLQIRGSLLTTGDVKVIRVWDAHTETVEVDIPAKTSSLITSLTADQLAGNIFVAGFADGSLRVYDRRLDPRDSMIRRWRAGNERQGVWINNVHLQRGGYRELVSGATNGVVELWDIRSEDPVESFVDQNVTSQYGSQQKPTTMTCMQVHEHAPIIATGTKQIKIWTTSGDLLNSFKNSHNNGVTSTLAATGIPKSLSYSSTSDAFLSSMAFHPHRMMIAATNSHDSVVNIYKCEDERIDYF, encoded by the coding sequence ATGCCGGAGATTTATGGACCTCAGCCGTTGAAGCCACTTAATACGGTGATGAGACATGGGTTTGAAGAGCAATACCAAAGCGACCAGCTTTTACAGTCACTCGCAaatgatttcattttttattttgatgaCAAACGACACAGAACTAATGGGAATCCAATTCCTGAAGAACATAAACAACGGGATATAAACGGTTATTACCAGCCTATTACGGATTGGAAAATTATGAAAGATCGACAAAAGACAGTAAGTGCTGCCCTTTTATTGTGTTTGAATTTAGGTGTTGATCCACCTGATGTAATGAAAACACATCCTTGTGCTAGGGTTGAAGCATGGGTAGATCCATTGAATTTTCAGGACTCTAAGAAGGCCATAGAACAAATTGGTAAGAACTTGCAAGCACAATACGAGACTCTGTCATTGAGGACACGCTACAAGCAAAGCTTAGATCCTTGTGTGGAAGATGTCAAACGGTTTTGTAACTCATTGAGAAGAACTTCTAAGGAAGACAGGATTCTTTTCCACTACAATGGACACGGGGTACCTAAACCTACCAAATCAGGTGAAATTTGGGTTTTCAATAGAGGATATACTCAATACATTCCAGTTTCTTTGTATGACTTACAGACCTGGCTAGGTGCGCCATGCATTTTTGTCTATGATTGCAATAGTGCTGAGAATATATTGatcaattttcaaaaatttgtacaaaagagaattaaagatgatgaagagggAAACCATGATGTTGCTGCACCATCGCCAACTTCAGCTTACCTAGATTGTTTTCAATTGGCTTCTTGTACATCAGATGAACTTTTACTAATGAGTCCCGAACTACCCGCAGATTTATTTAGTTGTTGTCTGACCTGTCCCATAGAGATAAGTATTCGTATCTTTCTCATGCAGTCACCCTTAAAAGATTCGAAGTATAAGATTTTCTTCGAAAATGCTACATCAAATCAACCCTTTGGTGATGGTAAGAATTCCTTTAAGCCCAAGATACCTAATGTTAATATCCCGGGTTTGTTGTCAGATAGAAGAACGCCACTGGGAGAGTTGAATTGGATATTTACAGCTATAACCGATACCATTGCATGGACATCTCTCCCTCGACCacttttcaagaaattgtttCGACACGATTTAATGATAGCTGCACTTTTCAGAAATTTTCTATTGGCCAAAAGAATAATGCCTTGGTACAACTGCCATCCTGTGTCTGATCCAAAATTACCAGACAGTATAACTACACACCCAATGTGGAAATCTTGGGATTTGGCCATGGATGAAGTGTTAACTAAAATAGTTATTGACCTGAAAAATGCCCCCCCAGCAACTGCGTTGGAAAGTCAAATGATCTTGCAACAACAGGAAACTCTACAGAATAATGGTAATTCTAAATCAAACGTGCAAGATACGAAGGCCGGAAGTATTCAAACACAATCGAGATTTGCCGTGGCGAATTTAAGTACAATGTCTTTGGTTAATAATCCTGCCCTTCAATCGAGAAAAtcgatttcttttcaaagcacacaacaacaactacaacaacaattgcaacaacagcaattCACCggattttttgaacaaaatttGACGGCTTTTGAGCTGTGGTTAAAATATGCTTCGAATATCAGACATCCACCTGAGCAGCTCCCAATCGTTTTACAGGTTCTTCTTTCACAAGTACATCGTATACGTGCGTTAGTTCTTCTATCCAGATTTTTAGACCTAGGACCCTGGGCAGTCTACCTGTCACTTTCAATTGGTATCTTCCCTTACGTTTTGAAATTACTACAAAGCCCAGCACCAGAGTTAAAGCCTATTCTAGTTTTTATTTGGGCCCGTATCATGTCAATAGATTATAAAAATACCCAAAGTGAATtgataaaggaaaaggGCTACATGTATTTTGTAACAGTATTGGTACCTGATTGGGGAGTTAACGGAGCTTCAACCGCAAACGGTCCAGCTGTGATGAATGGTGGGAATCAACTGACTATGACTGCCTCGCAGAACATCAATGGTCCATCATCAAGATATCATGAACGCCAGCAGAACAACAGGGCATCCAACCTAGGTCATAATAATCTTTCATTCTATCATTCTAATGATACCACCGATGAACAAAAGGCTATGGCTGTCTTTGTTTTAGCATCATTCGTTAGAAATTTTCCTTTGGGCCAAAAGAATTGTTTCAGTTTGGAATTAGTCAACAAGTTGTGTTTTTATATAGAAAATTCGGAGATACCTTTATTAAGGCAGTGGTGTGTTATTTTACTTGGACTTTTGTTTGCTGATAACCCCCTGAACAGATTTGTATGTATGAACACTGGAGCTATtgaaatattattaaaaactttgaaagaCCCTGTTCCTGAAGTTAGAACTGCTTCCATATTTGCATTAAAACACTTCATATCTGGATTTCAAGATTCAGAGGTAATTTTGAGGTTGCAACAGGAATTTGAGGAACAGTATCAACAATTGCACTCACAATTGCAACATCTCCAAAATCAAGCACACCTCCAGCAGCAGCAGTctcaacagcaacagcaacatcTTGAGCAGCAGCAGATGAAAATTGAGAAGCAGATTCGTCATTGTCAAGTTATGCAAAGTCAATTAGAAGTTACTGATTTGAGAAAATTAAAGCGGCAAGAAATTGGTAACTTGATCTCAATCCTACCTTTAATTAACGATGGTTCGCCACTCGTCAGGAAGGAACTAGtcatatatttttctcagATTGTGAATCGAtactccaatttttttattgtagTTGTATTCAACGATATGTTGGAGGAAATAAAACTACTTGAGAAAAACGATGTCAATACTCGAAGTGCTTCAGACAAGTATTCAGTCAGTCATGGTTCTATTTTCTACACTGTTTGGAAATCTCTTTTGATTCTAGCAGAAGATTCCTTTTTAGAGAATAAAGAATTATCTAAGCAGGTTGTTGATTATATTTTGCTTGAGTTAAGCGTTCATAAGGAATTGGGAGGCCCATTTGCGATTATGGAAAGATTTTTGCTAAAAAGAAGTTCCAAAGCTAACCAAACCGGTAAATTCGGATTTAATTCTTCTCAAGTACAATTTGTAAAAAGTTCATTGAGATCATTTTCGCCCAACGGGAGAGTTGATAATAACGCACTCAAGAAAGAGCAGTACCATCATGACCTCAAGACCTCTCACCCAATACAGGTATCCCTGACTAAATTTTTCCAGAATCTTGGTTTTAGTGAAGTCAATGGTGATCGTGATACTCAGTCGTCAGGCGCTTCCATGAAATCCCATACGTCGAAAAAGGGTCCTTCAGCCTTGTATTTAAtgaatgataataatagtcTTTATCCAACAGCTGGTACTCCAAGGTTTCATAAGTATACTGGGCCCTTGAAAATGCCATTAAATAGTACCTTCTTAGACTATTCACGCgaatattttcaagaaccacaaatgaagaaacaaGAAGCAGATGAACCTGGTAGTGTTGAATATAACGCCAGACTATGGAGGCGTAACAGAAATGAAACGATTATCCAAGAAACACAGggagagaaaaaattatcaatatatGGAAATTGGTCTAAAAGATTAATTAGTTTAAACAATAAAACTCAGCCaaaattgatgaagttTAGTCAGTTTGAAGATCAACTTATTACAGCAGATGATAGAAGTACCATTACAGTATTTGATTGGGAAAGAGGGAAAGTATTGTCAAAATTCTCTAACGGTACTCCTTTTGGCACGAAAGTTACTGACTTGAAACTTATCAACGAGGATGACTCTGCTCTTTTATTAACAGGTTCATCTGATGGtattatcaaaatataTAGAAACTATCAAGATATTGACACATTCGAAATTGTATCAGCATGGAGAGGTTTGACTGATATGCTATTAACACCTAGATCCACAGGTTTATTGACTGAGTGGTTGCAGATAAGAGGTTCATTATTGACCACCGGTGATGTGAAAGTTATCCGAGTTTGGGATGCACATACAGAAACAGTTGAAGTGGACATTCCAGCAAAAACATCTTCTCTAATTACGTCATTGACAGCTGATCAGCTAGCAGGTAATATTTTCGTAGCAGGGTTCGCAGATGGTTCCCTAAGAGTGTATGACCGCCGTCTGGATCCGAGAGATTCCATGATACGTCGCTGGAGAGCTGGAAATGAGAGACAGGGCGTTTGGATCAACAATGTTCATTTACAAAGGGGCGGTTATAGAGAACTGGTTAGTGGAGCCACTAACGGCGTGGTTGAGCTATGGGATATAAGGTCGGAAGATCCGGTCGAATCATTTGTTGATCAAAATGTAACGTCTCAATATGGTTCGCAACAAAAACCAACTACAATGACGTGCATGCAAGTACATGAACACGCTCCAATAATTGCGACAGGTACtaaacaaattaaaatATGGACAACCTCGGGAGATCTCCTGaactctttcaaaaattcacaTAACAATGGAGTGACGAGTACGTTAGCGGCCACTGGTATTCCAAAATCTTTATCCTACTCTTCGACTTCCGATGcatttttatcttcaatgGCTTTTCATCCTCATAGAATGATGATTGCGGCTACCAACTCTCACGATTCCGTTGTGAATATCTACAAGTGTGAAGACGAACGGATCGATTATTTTTGA
- the IKI1 gene encoding Elongator subunit IKI1 (similar to Saccharomyces cerevisiae IKI1 (YHR187W); ancestral locus Anc_5.48): MASSTHNPVILLKRIVSLTENSPLILCLDSMAQTSCRVIQEFIHQSKSKGNECPIVYISFETVNKPIYCTQFIDATQMDFVHLVRQITSYLPAATTIQAKKHMVIIDSLNYISTDHITRFLSEIASPHCTILATYHKDIKDGDHTVISGSNSNYPDKLTLLQFMATTILDIDVMLTGNHDTDEVSELLNEFRIPRGLNNDIFQLRFVNKRKSGRSLEYDFMVNSKTHEYELLSTKQEDENSGNGLETPETLQGLTTFNLGTSNKQKLAKDQVALPFLEAQSFGQGGAIVYEYEKDDDYDEEDPYEDPF, translated from the coding sequence ATGGCTAGTTCAACGCATAATCCTGtcattcttttgaaaagaatagtaTCTCTCACGGAAAACTCTCCTCTGATTCTGTGTCTAGATTCGATGGCGCAGACGTCATGCAGAGTGATCCAAGAGTTCATCCATCAGAGCAAAAGTAAAGGCAATGAGTGCCCCATCGTGTATATATCTTTCGAAACAGTAAATAAACCAATTTACTGCACACAGTTTATTGATGCGACGCAAATGGATTTTGTACATTTGGTGAGACAAATTACATCATATTTACCAGCGGCCACCACCATACAGGCAAAAAAACACATGGTCATTATCGATTCGTTGAACTATATATCTACGGATCATATAACTAGATTTCTGTCTGAAATTGCGTCCCCTCACTGCACGATACTCGCTACTTATCATAAAGATATAAAAGATGGAGATCATACAGTAATATCTGGCTCAAATAGTAACTATCCTGATAAGTTGACTCTATTACAGTTTATGGCGACTACAATATTGGACATTGATGTGATGTTGACAGGAAATCACGATACTGATGAAGTGAGTGAATTGTTAAACGAGTTTCGAATTCCTCGTGGGTTAAATAACGATATATTTCAATTACGGTTTGTTAATAAACGGAAGTCTGGCAGATCATTAGAATACGACTTCATGGTAAATTCAAAGACTCATGAGTACGAATTATTGAGCACAAAGCAAGAGGATGAGAACAGTGGTAATGGATTGGAGACTCCTGAAACATTGCAAGGGTTAACTACATTCAACCTAGGTACGTCCAATAAGCAGAAGTTGGCCAAAGATCAAGTTGCCTTGCCTTTTCTGGAGGCACAAAGTTTTGGACAAGGTGGCGCTATTGTTTACGAATACGAAAAGGATGACGATTATGATGAGGAAGATCCATATGAGGATCCCTTTTAG